Below is a window of Aerococcus viridans DNA.
AAATAATTGATGGTAATACACCATTTGATAATAAGTTACCAGAACGTCCACGAGGTTTGTGTTCCATTACATCAGATTCCGCTGCTTCAAGACCTAAAGCAATTGCAGGGAAGGTATCAGTTACTAAGTTGATCCATAAGATATGGATAGGTTCTAAGATTGTCCAACCAAGCATTGTTGCAACGAATAAAGTCATAACCTCACCCAAGTTAGCAGATAGTAAGAATTGAACTGCTTTTTGGATATTTGAGAATACTTTACGTCCCTCTTCGATTGCAGTGATGATTGTCGCGAAGTTGTCATCAGCAAGTACCATGTCAGAAGCACCTTTAGAAACTTCTGTACCAGTGATACCCATACCAATACCGATATCAGCTTGTTTCAAAGAAGGCGCGTCATTAACACCGTCACCAGTCATCGCAACAACTTTATCGTGTGATTGCCATGCAGATACGATACGAACTTTATGTTCAGGAGATACACGCGCGTAAACTGAATATTGTTCAACATTTGCTGCTAATTCTTCATCAGTCATTTCGTTTAAGTGTGCACCAGTTGTAACTGCTTCTTCTTGGCCTTCTTCAATGATACCTAAACGAGCTGCGATAGCTGCGGCGGTATCTTTGTGGTCACCAGTGATCATAACAGTACGGATACCCGCTTGTTTTGCAGTAGCGATAGAGTCTTTAGCTTCTGGACGCTCAGGGTCAATTTCCCCAACCATACCAGCGAAGATTAGATCATGCTCTAAAGTTTCTGTGTTGAATTCACCAGGTAAATCATCAATGTAACGGTAAGACATACCTAATACACGTAATGCTTGGATAGCCATACCGTGGTTAGCGTCTAATAATTCCTTACGAGCAGCTTCATCCAATGGTAAGATTTCGCCGTTATTCACGTAGTGTGTACATTTTTCAATAATAACATCAGGCGCCCCTTTAGTCATTGAAACGTATTTACCGTGTGATTGCTCTTCACCTAAAGTTTCGTGAACAGTAGTAGACATTTTACGATCTGAATCGAATGGTATTTCACCGACACGAGGTTGAACTTTGATTGTTTCACGAACATCGTAACCTTTGTCGAAACCGAATTGAATCATTGCAGTTTCAGTAGGGTCACCAGCTAATGAACCATCTTTAGCGATTGTAGAGTCATTGGCCATATTCATAACTCGGAAAACAGGTTCATTATGGTCAATGTCTTCAGATGCATCGTGTAATTCACCATTATAGTAAACTTTTTCGATAGTCATCTTGTTTTGAGTTAGGGTACCAGTTTTATCTGAACAGATAACTTCTGTACCACCAAGTGTCTCAACGGCTGGTAACTTACGTACTAAGGCACGACGGTCAGCCATTTTTTGAGTACCTAATGCAAGGATAATAGTTGAGATAGCAGGTAGACCTTCTGGAAGGGCAGCAACGGCAATTGAGATTGCTGTTAATAGCATTGTGATCCAGTCAAATCCACGTAATAAACCTAGGAAGAAAATAACAACGGCAATAATAACAATTGCGTAAGTTAGGAAACGAGTTAACCCGTTCATGTTTTCTTGTAATGGTGTTGTTTTACCTTCAGCGTTTTCTAACATCTCAGCGATGTTACCAACTTCAGTATCCATAGCAGTTGCAGTTACAATACCTTCACCACGACCGTATGTTACGTTAGTAGAAGAGAACCCCATATTTAAACGGTCACCGATACCAGCATCACCTTCAACAGTGGCAGTATCTTTAGTAACTGGTACAGATTCACCAGTTAAAGCAGCTTCTTCAATTTGTAATGAACTTGCTTTGAATAGACGTAAGTCGGCAGGAACAACGTCACCAGCTTCAAGGATTACAATATCACCAACAACGATATCTTTAGAATCGATTGATTTAACTTCGCCATCACGACGAACGTTTGCTTTAGGTGAAGACATATTCCTAAGAGAGTCAATAGCATCCTCAGCTTTATTTTCTTGAACAACACCCATGATTGCATTAATTAATACAACCGCAAGAATAATAATTGCATCTACTAATCCGTGAGTACCTTCTAAAATTAATGAAAGTGCTGCAGCGATTAATAAGATAATAATCATTAAATCTTTAAATTGATCCAAGAACTTTTGTAAGGTTGACTTGCGTTCCCCTTCTTTAATTTCGTTCGGTCCGTTCTTCTCTAATCGACTGGCAGCTTCAGCATCAGATAAACCTTCAATAGAAGAATTTAATGATGTGAAGACTTGATCAGCATCTTGAGTGAAGAAAGACTGATTGTTCTTTTCTTCTGACATTAATTATCTCTCCATCCTTTAAATTATTACCCCTAAAGCAAGATCCAGAGATTGTCTTTCAAAAAAAGACCTATGACTACCCCTCCAAGTAGAGAAGTAGCCATAAGTCTCATCTTTTAAGACGGCACCAGCAGATATCTGCCGTATATGTTGGCGCCGCCACGATACAATAATCGCTGATTACTCCCTCATGGAACTGTTTAAGTTAATATAATTATATTTTATTTAAGATAGAATTGCAATAATTAACTGAAATTAAAATGCGCAAAAAATGTCTAAATTTGTTGAATGGCAAAAGTACCATTTTTGGGGTATAATGATTGTTCGTGAAAAAAGAAAGGTGTTGAATATGAAGTCATCTTACATTCAAATTATTAACCAAAGCTTACCATTTAATAAAAAGCAAATTGAAAATGTATTGGAATTGCTAGAAGAGGGCAATACCGTACCTTTTATCGCTCGTTATCGTAAGGAAGTTACGCAGTCATTAGACGAGGTTCAAATTAGAGAAATTGAACATGCTTACCAATATACGAAACAATTAGAGGAAAGAAAATCATCAGTTCTTGCAAATATTGAAGAACAAGGAAAATTAACAGATGATCTTGCTAAAAAAATTAAACAAGCGACAATTTTACAAACGGTTGAAGACCTTTATGCGCCTTATAAACAAAAACGTCGTACAAAGGCAACCATTGCCAAAGAGAATGGTTTAGAAGATCTTGCCAAATGGTTATTTTCATCACCAACTACAGGTAATGTTCAAGCGGAAGCTGAAAAATTCTTAAATGACGAAATAAAAGACACTAAAATGGCCTTGGATGGGGCACACGAAATTATGGCTGAATGGATTGCAGAAGATGCAGATATTCGTCTATGGTTACGTAAATATACATTAAAAGAAGGTAAATTAACCAGTCTAAAACGTAAAAATGCGGAAGATGAAAAAGCTATCTTCGAAATATATTACGATTTTAGCCAAAATATCCAAAACGTGAAACCCTATCAGACATTAGCAATTAACCGGGCTGAAAAGTTGAAGATTCTAAATGTTTCTATTGAGGCAGACGAGTTTCCAATTATTGAACATTTAGTTCATCGCTTCATTAAAGGTCACCCAGTGTCAACTCGCGAAATCCAAGCGGCTATTCAAGATTCATTAGATCGTTTCTTAAAACCTTCTATTGAAAGAGAATTGCGTTCTAAATTAACCGAAACAGCTGAGCAACACGCTATTGCTACTTTTTCAACGAATTTGGGTAACTTGTTAATGCAACCACCATTGAAGGGACGCGTTGTTTTAGGTTTAGACCCAGCCTTTAGAACAGGTTGTAAGTTAGCTGTAGTGGATGCCACAGGTAAAGTTTTGGCTAAAGATGTGATTTATCCGCATGCACCAGTCAATAAAAAAGCTGAAGCCAGCAAAAAATTCAATGAATTAATCAAAACTTACCAGGTAGAAATGGTTGCGATTGGTAACGGAACAGCAAGTCGTGAGTCTGAACAATTTGTTGCTGAACAAATCCAAGATAATGACTTAGACTTGGTTTATAGCATTGTTAATGAAGCTGGTGCTTCAGTTTATTCAGCTAGTAAAATTGCCCGCGAAGAATTCCCTGACTATAACGTTGAAGAACGTTCAGCCGTATCTATCGCGCGTCGCTTGCAAGACCCATTAGCTGAATTGGTAAAAATTGAACCTAAAGCCATCGGTGTAGGTCAGTACCAGCATGATGTGTCTCAAAAAGAACTTGCTGAAAGCTTAGATTTCACTGTTGAAACTGTGGTTAACCGGGTTGGAGTCAACTTAAATACAGCTTCTGCTTCATTATTGAGCCATGTTGCTGGCTTATCGATGGCAGTTGCTAAAAATGTCGTTGAGTACCGAAATGAAAATGGTGTCTTTACTGATCGCAAGCAATTAGGTAAGGTAAAGCGTTTAGGACCTAAAACTTATGAACAAGCAGTTGGTTTCATCCGTATTACAGGGGGCGACAACATTTTAGACAATACAGGTATTCACCCTGAAAATTATAAGGAAGTTAAGGCAATTCTGAAAGACTTAGGTATTTCTTTAGAAGAACTTCAAAGTGAAGAAGTCAGAAAAAAAATTGCCAATTTCAATTTAGATGCCTTATCTCAATCATATGGTATTGGTAAAGAAACCTTAGTAGATATTCAAAAATCACTACTCACACCAGGGCGTGACCCACGTGAAGACGTTGCTGCGCCAATTTTAAGATCTGATGTTCTTTCATTGAAAGATTTAAAAGTAGGGATGAAATTACAAGGTACAGTGCGTAATGTTGTTGATTTTGGTGCCTTTGTCGATGTTGGTGTTAAACAAGATGGTTTGGTTCATATTTCGAGAATGTCTACAAAATTCATAAGTAATCCAAGTGATATCGCTTCTGTAGGTGATATTGTTGAAGTTTGGGTATCTGAAGTAGACGAGAAAAAAGGTCGCATCGGTTTAAGCATGCTTGAAATTAAATAAATTTCCATAAATTATAAAATAATTAAAATTAAATTAAAAAACTCTTGATTATTCTATTTTATTTGTTATATTTAAATTAACTTAAAGAGAGGAAGGTAGAAATGATGATGATTGTACATTTAAATATGCAAGCGGAATTTGTTTCTGCTTTCCCACATCAAAATTTATTATTATTATTAGCTAACTGAGGATTCTACCATATATTGTAGAGTCCTATTTCTCGTGAGATACGGGCTCTTAGCTAAGACGCCGGCCCGTTTGAACGGGTCGGCGTTTTTTATTTAGCTATGTTGTTGTATGTGGCTCTTGGGTTATGTTTGGGTTGTAGACAATATTTACAAATAGATGGGAGAAATATTTTATGAAAAATATGAAATTTACTAAAATGCTAACAACTATCTTTGCGGCTTCTATTATAGTAGCTGGTTGCTCACAAGTAACTACTGCCACTTCTAATAATTCAAATTCGTCATCCTCTTCAGAGGTGTCAACTAGCGATTCCGATACGGTAAATATTGGTGGACTTTGGGAACTAACTGGTGCTACTGCGGCATATGGTGTGGTCCAAGATAATGCTGTCCAATTGGCCGTTGAACAACGGAATGAAGAAGGCGGGATTGATGGAAAAGAAGTGAGCTATCAATCATACGACAATCAAGGTACACCAGAAGAAGCTGCTACAGGTATGACTTATTTAATTGAGCAAGGCAATTCAGTCGTCCTTGGACCGGCTACAGCGGCCTTAACTTTTGCTACCCAACCAGTGGCTGAAAATGCGCAAGTGCCATTTGTATCCGCAACGACAACAGTAGATAATGCAACCATTAACTCAGAAACGGGTGAGGTTTGGGAATACTTCTACCGGACAAGTTTTGAAATTTCTTTCCAAGGTGCTGCTATCGCTAAGTTTGCCAACCAAAATGGTTACGAAACTGCCGCTGTATTGAAAGATAACTCGACTGATTATGGTCAAAACCTAACAGATATCTTTGTTGAAAACTTTGACGGTGACGTGATTATTGATGAATCATATATTTCTGGTGA
It encodes the following:
- a CDS encoding ABC transporter substrate-binding protein, yielding MKNMKFTKMLTTIFAASIIVAGCSQVTTATSNNSNSSSSSEVSTSDSDTVNIGGLWELTGATAAYGVVQDNAVQLAVEQRNEEGGIDGKEVSYQSYDNQGTPEEAATGMTYLIEQGNSVVLGPATAALTFATQPVAENAQVPFVSATTTVDNATINSETGEVWEYFYRTSFEISFQGAAIAKFANQNGYETAAVLKDNSTDYGQNLTDIFVENFDGDVIIDESYISGDTDFSSVLTNVKSQNPDVIFIAGYYQEAGPIIKQAREMGIDIAIVGPNGLGNQNIVELAGAENMSNVYYVAHFVYAEDAEKDVQDFYNAYVEKFGTEPDMFSAVAYDAANMVMDAIDAADSTEPTAVKDAIGATEEFEGIAYDITFDEEHNVSAPAYIQEVVNGEPTENVTVIQPE
- a CDS encoding Tex family protein; translation: MKSSYIQIINQSLPFNKKQIENVLELLEEGNTVPFIARYRKEVTQSLDEVQIREIEHAYQYTKQLEERKSSVLANIEEQGKLTDDLAKKIKQATILQTVEDLYAPYKQKRRTKATIAKENGLEDLAKWLFSSPTTGNVQAEAEKFLNDEIKDTKMALDGAHEIMAEWIAEDADIRLWLRKYTLKEGKLTSLKRKNAEDEKAIFEIYYDFSQNIQNVKPYQTLAINRAEKLKILNVSIEADEFPIIEHLVHRFIKGHPVSTREIQAAIQDSLDRFLKPSIERELRSKLTETAEQHAIATFSTNLGNLLMQPPLKGRVVLGLDPAFRTGCKLAVVDATGKVLAKDVIYPHAPVNKKAEASKKFNELIKTYQVEMVAIGNGTASRESEQFVAEQIQDNDLDLVYSIVNEAGASVYSASKIAREEFPDYNVEERSAVSIARRLQDPLAELVKIEPKAIGVGQYQHDVSQKELAESLDFTVETVVNRVGVNLNTASASLLSHVAGLSMAVAKNVVEYRNENGVFTDRKQLGKVKRLGPKTYEQAVGFIRITGGDNILDNTGIHPENYKEVKAILKDLGISLEELQSEEVRKKIANFNLDALSQSYGIGKETLVDIQKSLLTPGRDPREDVAAPILRSDVLSLKDLKVGMKLQGTVRNVVDFGAFVDVGVKQDGLVHISRMSTKFISNPSDIASVGDIVEVWVSEVDEKKGRIGLSMLEIK
- a CDS encoding cation-translocating P-type ATPase; protein product: MSEEKNNQSFFTQDADQVFTSLNSSIEGLSDAEAASRLEKNGPNEIKEGERKSTLQKFLDQFKDLMIIILLIAAALSLILEGTHGLVDAIIILAVVLINAIMGVVQENKAEDAIDSLRNMSSPKANVRRDGEVKSIDSKDIVVGDIVILEAGDVVPADLRLFKASSLQIEEAALTGESVPVTKDTATVEGDAGIGDRLNMGFSSTNVTYGRGEGIVTATAMDTEVGNIAEMLENAEGKTTPLQENMNGLTRFLTYAIVIIAVVIFFLGLLRGFDWITMLLTAISIAVAALPEGLPAISTIILALGTQKMADRRALVRKLPAVETLGGTEVICSDKTGTLTQNKMTIEKVYYNGELHDASEDIDHNEPVFRVMNMANDSTIAKDGSLAGDPTETAMIQFGFDKGYDVRETIKVQPRVGEIPFDSDRKMSTTVHETLGEEQSHGKYVSMTKGAPDVIIEKCTHYVNNGEILPLDEAARKELLDANHGMAIQALRVLGMSYRYIDDLPGEFNTETLEHDLIFAGMVGEIDPERPEAKDSIATAKQAGIRTVMITGDHKDTAAAIAARLGIIEEGQEEAVTTGAHLNEMTDEELAANVEQYSVYARVSPEHKVRIVSAWQSHDKVVAMTGDGVNDAPSLKQADIGIGMGITGTEVSKGASDMVLADDNFATIITAIEEGRKVFSNIQKAVQFLLSANLGEVMTLFVATMLGWTILEPIHILWINLVTDTFPAIALGLEAAESDVMEHKPRGRSGNLLSNGVLPSIIYQGIYEGAATLFVFWYGRYQMGVPLEDAEAMAFLTLAFIQLFHAYNSKSVFKSLFASNPFDNKWLNIAVLASTVLMLITVFIPGLNDAFGTVHLLGDPMAMEMWTVILLAAASVVLYVEIGKFIIRATGWDEKFDAGSELNK